The Alcaligenes faecalis sequence TTGCAGGATGCAGACCACGATATAAGACAGCCAGCCCACCCAATCCAGGCCCAGAAACAAGGCACCACCGGGGTGGCCAAGCAAGGCATTGAGCAACAGAGCCAAGGCGGTAGAGGCAAAGTAGGTCTGCACGCCATACCAGAAGATAGCCACAATCCCGCGTACCAGGGCCGGAAACTTGGCGCCCTTCACCCCCATGCTGATACGAGCGATCACAGGATAGGGAACGCCATACAAGACGCTGGGTTTACCGCTCAGGTTCACCAGACCCATCACAATAAAACCGGCCAGCAAGATACCGGCAAACACGGCCCAACCATTCAGACCATAAGAAATAAACAAAGTAGCGGCCAAGGTATAGCCAAACAGACTTTGAATATCGTTGGACCAGACGTTGAAAATCTCGAACCACCCCCATAAACGTTTTTGTCGCGGCAAAGGCGCCAAGTCTTCGTTATGCAAAGCAGGATGCGGGTCTTTCAAGGATAAATCGCTGTGCTCCATTTTTCTTCCCCTCAGAAATTGCTTCTAACATGTCAGCTAATATTTCTATGCTCTTGCCGCTACTGTAGGAGCCTTGCTGGCCGGGGAACATTATGGAATGTACGAGTAATACTTAAATTCGGATTAGTTCGAAAAACAGCATAATCAATTTCATATAAACCTTATTTGAAAATCAAATACACCAGATTCGATGCGCTAATACAGTGGGCGTCGGAAGCGGGAAGCAGGAATAAAAAAAGCCAACTCAAGGAGCTGGCTTTTCTATTTACGGAAAGATCCGAGAGTTTCAGACCACTTCAGTCTGAGCCTGACCTTCCTGACGCTCAAGGATTTCGCCCAATTGATAGACGGTTTCGCCTTGCTCGGACAAGGTGGCGCTGATGGCCTCTGCCTTGTCTGCAGGAACGATGATGATCATGCCGATACCGCAGTTGAACACGCGGTACATTTCTTCGTCGGCCACGTTACCGTTGCTCTGCAACCACTGGAACAAAGCAGGCATGGTCCAGGAATCACGTTTCAGGCGGGCAGTCAGGTGCTTTTGCAGAATGCGAGGCACGTTCTCCAACAAGCCGCCGCCCGTAATGTGAGCCAGACCCTTGATGTCTGCACCGTGGGCAGCCAAAGCGGCCAGCACGGATTTCACGTAGATGCGGGTGGGTTCCATGACCACGTCAGCCAAAGGACGGCCATCCAGCTCGTCGGTAGGCTTGGCGTTGGCGTGCTTGAGAATCTTGCGAATCAGGGAGTAGCCATTGGAGTGGGCGCCGCTGGAAGCCAGACCCAGAACCACGTCACCGGGAACAATGGACTTGCCGTCGATAATGCGCGATTTTTCCACCGCCCCCACTGCAAAACCGGCCAGGTCGTATTCGCCTTCGGGGTACATGCCGGGCATCTCTGCCGTTTCGCCACCGATCAGGGCACAAGCGGACAGTTCACAACCCTTGGCAATGCCGCCAACTACTTGAGCAGCCGTGTCGACCGACAGCTTGCCGCAGGCAAAGTAATCCAGAAAGTACAAGGGTTCTGCGCCCTGGACTAGAATGTCGTTGACACTCATGGCCACCAGGTCTATACCCACAGTGTCGTGGCGCTGCCAATCAAATGCCAGGCGTAGTTTGGTACCAACACCGTCGGTGCCGGACACCAGAACGGGCTCTTTAAGGTGGGTAGGCACTTCAAACAAAGCGCCAAAGCCTCCGATTCCAGCCATGACGCCTGCACGCATGGTTTTGGCAGCCAGTGGTTTAATACGATCGACCAGGGCATCGCCCGCGTCGATATCCACGCCTGCATCGCGGTAGGTCAAGGAAACAGAAGTAGTGTTTTTCATGGGAAAAGCCGTGGGATATGTGAAAATTGCGAGTTGGACGAAATTGTACGACACATGACCGAGCAACTGATTCTGGATATATCTCCAGCACCGCCTGCCTCTTTGGACAACTTTGTTGCCGGAGCGAATCAGGCTGCGTTGCAGGCTCTGCGTCAGTGCAGTCCAGGACGCGCGGTTTACCTGTGGGGACCGCCCGGCGCAGGTCGAACACATCTGCTACGGGCGATGGCCAGTCAAGACGACAGTCGCTATTTTAGTTCAGATACTCCCTCCCAGCCCATCTTTGACATCGCCACCGATGACAAAGCCCCTCCCGGCCTTGTGGCCATCGACGATATCGAACGATTTGACGAGCACGGACAGGCTGCCGTATTTGCACTGTACAATCGCTGGCGCGAGTCGGCCACCCGGCAAGACGCCTTCACGCTGCTGGTATCCGGAGACCGGGCTCCCAAAACCATGTCGGTGCGCGAGGACTTGCGCACCCGCCTGGGTTGGGACCTGGTATTCAGACTGGAATACCTGTCGGACGCCCACCGAGCCGAAGCCATGCAACAGCGGGCCGCTGCCCGCGGTCTGCAACTGCAAGCGGAAGTGCTTAGCTGGATACTGACTCACTACGATCGCGATATGAACCGCTTGAGCGCACTGATCGATGCGCTGGACAACTATTCACTGGTAAAGAAACGCCCCATCACTTTACCCCTGCTCAAAGAACTTCTGGCCAATAGCCAGACCCAATCTTCTCGTTGAGTCATGACTGCTTCTTCTTTTATTGCCCTGTTTGATCTAGACCACACCCTGCTTCCTTTAGATAGCGACTACCAGTGGGCTGACTTCCTGGCCCGCACGGGCCGTGTTGGTGACCCTGCCGAAGCCATCCGTCTGAATGAAGACCTGATGGAACGCTATAACCAAGGATTGTTGACGGCCGAAGAATCGGCCGAATTCATGTTGGGCCTGCTCACCAATGCCAGCCAGGAAGAGCTGCTGGCCTGGCAAGACGAATTCATGCAGGCCGTGATCCTGCCCTCGATCAGCCCCGCTGCCCGCGAACTGCTGGCCCAGCATCAGGACCAAGGGCATCTGGTGGCGATTGTGACAGCCACCAACGAGTTTGTGACACGTCCTATTGCCGCTGCACTGGGCGTAGACCACCTGATCGCCACTACCCCTGAAATGAAAAATGGTCGCTACACCGGCAAGATCAGCGGTGTGCCCAGCTTCCAGGCTGGCAAAATTACCCGTGTGGAACAATGGCTGCAAACCATGGACAAATCCCTGGGCGACTTCGAGCGCAGTTGGTTCTACAGCGACTCACCCAACGATCTTCCCCTGATGGAAGTGGTGACCGACCCTGTGGCTACCAACCCCAGCGACAAGCTGCGCGCTGTGGCTACCGAACGCAATTGGGTCGTCATCGATTTGTTCGCTGACATGATGGACAGCAAATCGTAAAATCAGACGCATGCTCAAGCGAACAATAAAAACATTTGTCGACCGGCTGCTCAAACCAGCCAAAAGCGCGCGTCCCAAAGGGCCGCGCCGCTACACACGGGAAGAACATGGCATAGACCGGCGTCTGGTCTCGCGCCATGCCATCAAAGTGTGTGAGGTCCTGAACCACGAAGGCTATCAAGCCTATGTCGTGGGTGGTGCGGTACGCGATTTGCTGGTGGGCCTGGAGCCCAAGGACTTTGACGTGGCCACCAACGCCACACCCGAGCAAATCCGCCCCCTGTTCCGCCGCGCCCGCATCATTGGCCGCCGCTTCCGCCTGGTTCACGTGGTGTTTGGCCAGGAAATCATCGAAACCTCGACTTTCCGGGCTGACGATAGCGGCAAGCAAACCGACGAACATGGCCGCATCCTGCGCGACAACGAGTACGGCACCATTGAAGACGATGCCGCACGCCGTGACTTCACGCTGAACGCGCTGTACTACGATCCCCTGACCGAAACCGTTATCGACTACCACAACGGGGTAGCCGATCTGAAAGACCGTCAGGTGCGCATTATTGGCGATGCGCAAACCCGCTATCGCGAAGACCCGGTCCGCATGCTGCGTGCCGTGCGCTTTGCCTCCAAGCTGGATGCCACCATCGAACCCACAACGGACGCGCCAATTCGCTCCTTGTCGCGCCTGATCGAAAATGTGCCCGAATCCCGCCTGGCTGACGAAACACTCAAGCTGCTGAACTGCGGCCACGCCATGGACTGCATCCAGCGCCTGCAGGCTCTGGATCTGCACAGCAAGCTCTTGCCCATGGTGGAACCGGTTCAGCGCCTGCCCGGTGGCTCGGAGTTTCTGGATATGGCCCTGGCCCGCACCGACACCCGCGTTCGCGCTGGCAAATCCGTCAGCCCCAGCTTTATCTATGCGTGCCTGCTCTGGAAGCTGGTCAAGCAGGAGTGGGACCGACGCAGCGCCCAGGACATGCACCCCCAGCAAGCCTTGTTGGAAGCCGCCGACCTGATTCTTGAGAAACAAAGCCGCATCATGCCGATTCAAAAACGCTTCCAATCGGACATGCGCGAAATCTGGTTCATGCAGCCCCGTTTTGAACGCATCGCCAATCGCGCCATCTGGCGCATGACGGAACAACCTCGTTTCCGTGCCGCTGTGGACTTTTTACAACTACGCGCTGAAGCCAAAGAGGTCGACAGCGTGCAGGCACAATGGTGGATGGATCTGGCCGATGCCGGTGACGAAGAACGCAGCAATATGATTGCCGTGCGTAAACCCGCTGGCACCGCCGCCACTGGCTCACGCAGCGGTCAGCGCCGTACACGCCGCCGACGCTCCAATGCCAAGCGCAGCAACGCAACAGGTGCAAGCGAATCGTGACTCCAGGCAGCACCACCGTTTTTGTCGCCATGGGCGCGAATCTGGGCGAAGCACGACAGACCCTGGAAACTGCAGCGGCTGAACTAGCCGCTACTGTGGGCGTCCAGGATCTGACGCTGGCCCACTTCTACAGCACGGCTCCCGTCGATTCCAGTGGCCCGGACTACGTCAATACCGTCGTGCGCTTCTCCTGCAAGCTGACTCCCGAAGCCTTGCTGGACAGACTGCAAGCCATCGAGCAAGAGCACGGTCGTACACGCCTGTACCGCAATGCACCCCGTACCCTGGATCTGGACCTATTGCTTTACGGGCAAGCGCAGATCCAGACAGAACGACTGATCGTGCCCCATCCCCGCATGCACGAGCGTGCCTTTGTGCTGGTTCCGCTGGCCGATCTGGCCCCTGAACTTGAACTGGCTCAAGGGCACATAAACGCCCTGCTGGAGTCGGTAAGAGGCCAAGGTATCCGGCGTCTGGACTAATTCCACGCAAAATTCACTAGTCGCCTTGTTGCATCATAAATACATGACAAGGCGACGGGTGACTGAAGTAAGGGGTGACTCTGCCCCGGCTAGCTCCCTTGGAGCGAGCAAGAAAAACTCCCTTCAAACGCTGTACAGGCCGCTGTCATTGACACCGGCTTGTTAATGCTGCTGTGCGCGCTAGGCGTCCAAAAGCTTGATCAGCGCATCCTGATGGTTGGATCGGGCTTCCAGCAATTGCCGCCCTTGTTCGGTCAGCATGGCTATCAGGGGAGCGGGAAAAGGAGAAGGCGTCTGCGTCGTTTGCGGGATGGCCTGGACTAATCCCAGCGACTGTAATTGTTCAAAAACGGCTTGTTTCTTGTGCCAAGGAGTTTGGCGTAAGCGCACGAGCTCAAGCGTGTTCCAAATAGTGGGGTTGAGCTGCGGAAGAGTTGTGGAGCACTGAAGTTGCGTCATACAAGGCCCTTAATTAAGACCATCCATACCGGCGTTGTGTGCCCATACAGAGGGTCAGCCAGAAAGCATCCCTATACCGTACAACATAACAATGTACAGAATATTTCAAGGAGTTCTGACCGCCATCGTCGCAGTGCTTGAGCAAGACTCCAATAAGCAATAACCCGCGCTTGCGCCCTTGCCAGCCAAGGAAAATCAGTACGGGCCCAGTTTTTTCGCCCAGGTTTTTTATCGCAAAATTATTCCGAAAAGCAGCAAAAACACAACAAAAGAGGCGAAGCCTGCCCGTACCTGCTGTGTACTCAAGCCATAGGCATTCACAAACTTTCCTCCCAGCCAGGACCGCCTTTTGCTGGCCACCCCGGCCATTGCTAGAGAAGAAATATTGATCATGAAAGCTTGAAAAGAAAGACTAGACAGCACAAGCACGGGACACCATAGATCCGCGCAAACAGTACTGGCTACACAAGGCCAGCAAAATAATGACGGCAGCGGCATACAGAGCGACCATAAAACCGGAGCTGGCTCCGCCTTGATCCACCATCCGCCCCGAAGCGGCAGCCCCCATAGCCACACCCATATTCAAACCAGCCAGCAGCCAGGTCATGCCCTCGGTTAACTGCT is a genomic window containing:
- the pcnB gene encoding polynucleotide adenylyltransferase PcnB codes for the protein MLKRTIKTFVDRLLKPAKSARPKGPRRYTREEHGIDRRLVSRHAIKVCEVLNHEGYQAYVVGGAVRDLLVGLEPKDFDVATNATPEQIRPLFRRARIIGRRFRLVHVVFGQEIIETSTFRADDSGKQTDEHGRILRDNEYGTIEDDAARRDFTLNALYYDPLTETVIDYHNGVADLKDRQVRIIGDAQTRYREDPVRMLRAVRFASKLDATIEPTTDAPIRSLSRLIENVPESRLADETLKLLNCGHAMDCIQRLQALDLHSKLLPMVEPVQRLPGGSEFLDMALARTDTRVRAGKSVSPSFIYACLLWKLVKQEWDRRSAQDMHPQQALLEAADLILEKQSRIMPIQKRFQSDMREIWFMQPRFERIANRAIWRMTEQPRFRAAVDFLQLRAEAKEVDSVQAQWWMDLADAGDEERSNMIAVRKPAGTAATGSRSGQRRTRRRRSNAKRSNATGASES
- the purM gene encoding phosphoribosylformylglycinamidine cyclo-ligase, with amino-acid sequence MKNTTSVSLTYRDAGVDIDAGDALVDRIKPLAAKTMRAGVMAGIGGFGALFEVPTHLKEPVLVSGTDGVGTKLRLAFDWQRHDTVGIDLVAMSVNDILVQGAEPLYFLDYFACGKLSVDTAAQVVGGIAKGCELSACALIGGETAEMPGMYPEGEYDLAGFAVGAVEKSRIIDGKSIVPGDVVLGLASSGAHSNGYSLIRKILKHANAKPTDELDGRPLADVVMEPTRIYVKSVLAALAAHGADIKGLAHITGGGLLENVPRILQKHLTARLKRDSWTMPALFQWLQSNGNVADEEMYRVFNCGIGMIIIVPADKAEAISATLSEQGETVYQLGEILERQEGQAQTEVV
- a CDS encoding HAD family hydrolase, with product MTASSFIALFDLDHTLLPLDSDYQWADFLARTGRVGDPAEAIRLNEDLMERYNQGLLTAEESAEFMLGLLTNASQEELLAWQDEFMQAVILPSISPAARELLAQHQDQGHLVAIVTATNEFVTRPIAAALGVDHLIATTPEMKNGRYTGKISGVPSFQAGKITRVEQWLQTMDKSLGDFERSWFYSDSPNDLPLMEVVTDPVATNPSDKLRAVATERNWVVIDLFADMMDSKS
- the hda gene encoding DnaA regulatory inactivator Hda, with product MTEQLILDISPAPPASLDNFVAGANQAALQALRQCSPGRAVYLWGPPGAGRTHLLRAMASQDDSRYFSSDTPSQPIFDIATDDKAPPGLVAIDDIERFDEHGQAAVFALYNRWRESATRQDAFTLLVSGDRAPKTMSVREDLRTRLGWDLVFRLEYLSDAHRAEAMQQRAAARGLQLQAEVLSWILTHYDRDMNRLSALIDALDNYSLVKKRPITLPLLKELLANSQTQSSR
- the folK gene encoding 2-amino-4-hydroxy-6-hydroxymethyldihydropteridine diphosphokinase: MGANLGEARQTLETAAAELAATVGVQDLTLAHFYSTAPVDSSGPDYVNTVVRFSCKLTPEALLDRLQAIEQEHGRTRLYRNAPRTLDLDLLLYGQAQIQTERLIVPHPRMHERAFVLVPLADLAPELELAQGHINALLESVRGQGIRRLD